A part of Lacibacter sp. H407 genomic DNA contains:
- a CDS encoding TSUP family transporter — protein sequence METRTEADKKNRLYPVFLKLEELRILLVGARNVGLEKLHSLLANSPEASITIVAPVVKDEVRKLVFKHPASVIVQREFEAADLENKDIVILATDNRKLHEEIRLLAKEKGLLVNVADTPDLCDFYLGSIVQKGNLKVAISTNGKSPTVAKRIKEVLNDALPGELDEVIENLHHVRNKLNGNFEYKVKKLNSITKVLVEKDRVGTERQWKKIATYSLIAFAFMLIGHFIFSYIPFGQIATDTVAWYKTLDKNFHWLVLAGFLAQLVDGALGMGYGVTSATVLLSAGVSPATISGAVHTAEVFSSAASGYSHYKFGNVNKKLFKALVIPGVIGAILGAILLTWLGNADAVWLRAVLACYTMFLGIKFLINAFREQRQQKKFKHYSALAGAGGFLDSFGGGGWGPLVTTTLINKGRSPKYVIGSVSLTEFFVTLASAFTFFTLLGVSHWQVIAALLIGGFVAAPIAAKLTGKMPKKTAYILLGILVIIWSLRILLKAF from the coding sequence ATGGAAACAAGAACTGAGGCAGATAAAAAAAACAGGCTTTATCCTGTTTTCCTGAAGCTGGAGGAATTACGCATCCTGCTGGTTGGTGCAAGGAATGTTGGTTTAGAGAAACTACATTCGTTGCTTGCAAACTCACCGGAAGCAAGTATTACAATCGTTGCTCCCGTTGTGAAAGATGAAGTAAGGAAATTAGTATTTAAACATCCTGCATCTGTTATCGTTCAACGTGAATTTGAAGCGGCTGATCTTGAAAATAAAGACATTGTTATTCTTGCTACTGATAACCGGAAACTGCATGAGGAAATAAGATTACTGGCAAAAGAGAAGGGTTTGTTGGTGAACGTAGCAGACACACCTGACCTCTGCGATTTTTATTTGGGCAGTATCGTACAAAAAGGAAACCTGAAAGTAGCCATTTCAACAAATGGGAAATCACCCACCGTTGCGAAACGTATCAAGGAAGTATTGAATGATGCATTGCCGGGTGAACTGGATGAAGTGATCGAGAACCTCCACCATGTAAGAAACAAGTTGAATGGAAATTTTGAGTACAAGGTTAAGAAGCTTAATTCAATCACAAAGGTATTAGTTGAAAAAGATCGTGTGGGTACAGAACGGCAATGGAAAAAGATCGCTACGTATTCACTGATCGCTTTTGCCTTTATGTTGATCGGTCATTTTATTTTCTCCTACATTCCATTCGGACAAATAGCAACAGATACAGTTGCCTGGTATAAAACGCTTGATAAAAATTTCCATTGGCTGGTATTAGCTGGTTTTCTTGCACAGTTGGTTGATGGTGCATTAGGTATGGGTTATGGTGTTACGAGTGCAACGGTATTATTATCTGCAGGTGTTAGTCCGGCAACGATCAGTGGTGCTGTGCACACAGCAGAAGTATTTTCAAGTGCAGCATCGGGTTACAGTCACTACAAATTTGGAAACGTCAATAAAAAATTATTTAAAGCCCTGGTAATACCGGGAGTTATTGGTGCTATACTCGGCGCTATTTTGCTTACATGGTTAGGAAACGCAGATGCTGTTTGGTTACGGGCAGTACTTGCCTGTTATACCATGTTCCTTGGTATCAAGTTTTTGATCAATGCATTTCGTGAACAACGTCAGCAAAAGAAATTCAAACATTACAGTGCTCTCGCAGGTGCCGGTGGTTTCCTCGATTCATTCGGCGGCGGCGGTTGGGGTCCTTTGGTTACTACTACACTCATCAATAAAGGACGAAGCCCCAAGTATGTGATTGGTTCTGTAAGTTTAACGGAGTTCTTTGTAACACTTGCAAGTGCCTTTACTTTTTTTACATTATTGGGCGTAAGCCATTGGCAGGTAATTGCAGCATTATTGATAGGCGGTTTTGTTGCTGCTCCCATTGCAGCAAAGCTTACCGGTAAAATGCCAAAGAAAACCGCTTATATCCTTTTAGGTATTCTTGTAATTATCTGGAGTCTACGGATCTTGCTAAAAGCCTTCTAG
- a CDS encoding diflavin oxidoreductase has product MIGDLRLKKLHEFFEGYSKEELIWVNGYLSGLVSNGKANGTADANGQDHKAVSTKKITLAFGTETGNSKKLATQLAAAGKKHGMNVKLTDLSQYRITDLQKEEFFFVVISTQGEGEPPIPAKKFYDYIHENELSLPNLKFSVLALGDTSYPMFCKTGEDVDARFKAFGAKEVVPIQKCDVDYEEDAQAWFTKVLQVVENQTAVAPAAAEPAPVAKKPTGKKHYHGTILTNINLNDRGSKKATYHIEIGTDEPIAYEPGDTIGIVPNNRADVVDRILSLTGIAADKVIVTAKAEGTVKELLSHNLNICYLLTSTIKKYAILTQQEIPDTRMDLVDLLRIYPVKDADQFEDVIKILMPIAPRLYSVSSSPAAHGENEIHITVAKNAFLSQDEQRYGLCSEFLGDLPVGSSITFYVHKDKNFKLPAADKDVIMIGPGTGVAPFRSFLAERDATGANGRNWFFFGEQHFTTDFLYQAEIQNYVETGVLTNIDLAFSRDQQEKIYVQHRIKEKAGEFFQWIDGGASVYISGTKDPMSKDVEHTLLQIIEEHGKKTSEEAHQYLEQLKKEGRYEKDVY; this is encoded by the coding sequence ATGATTGGCGATTTACGATTAAAAAAATTACATGAGTTTTTCGAAGGCTATTCCAAAGAAGAATTGATTTGGGTGAATGGTTATTTGTCAGGGCTTGTAAGCAATGGCAAAGCGAATGGTACTGCTGATGCAAATGGACAGGATCATAAAGCCGTGTCAACAAAAAAAATCACACTTGCTTTTGGTACTGAAACAGGCAACTCAAAAAAGCTCGCAACACAATTAGCTGCTGCCGGTAAGAAACACGGTATGAATGTAAAGCTTACTGATCTGAGTCAATACCGTATTACTGATCTTCAAAAGGAGGAATTCTTTTTTGTGGTGATCAGCACTCAGGGAGAAGGTGAACCACCAATTCCTGCAAAGAAATTTTACGATTATATTCATGAGAATGAATTGTCACTTCCCAATTTAAAATTCAGTGTGTTGGCGTTGGGCGATACTTCTTACCCGATGTTTTGCAAAACAGGTGAAGATGTAGATGCACGTTTCAAAGCCTTTGGTGCAAAAGAAGTAGTGCCTATTCAAAAATGTGATGTAGATTATGAAGAAGATGCGCAGGCATGGTTTACTAAAGTATTGCAGGTTGTAGAAAATCAAACTGCAGTTGCTCCGGCTGCTGCTGAACCTGCACCTGTTGCCAAAAAGCCAACGGGTAAAAAGCATTACCACGGTACGATTTTGACCAATATCAACTTAAACGATCGTGGATCGAAGAAAGCAACTTATCATATTGAAATAGGAACGGATGAGCCGATTGCCTATGAACCCGGCGATACAATTGGTATTGTTCCTAACAACAGAGCCGATGTAGTGGATCGTATTTTATCACTCACAGGAATAGCTGCTGATAAAGTAATTGTAACGGCTAAAGCAGAAGGCACAGTGAAAGAACTGTTGTCGCATAATCTGAACATCTGCTACCTGTTAACTTCAACCATAAAAAAATACGCAATACTTACACAACAGGAAATTCCTGATACAAGGATGGATCTTGTTGATCTCTTGCGTATCTATCCCGTAAAAGATGCTGATCAGTTTGAAGATGTGATTAAGATATTAATGCCGATTGCACCTCGTTTGTACTCGGTATCATCCTCACCTGCAGCGCATGGCGAAAATGAAATTCATATCACGGTAGCGAAGAATGCATTTTTATCGCAGGATGAACAGCGTTATGGTTTGTGCAGTGAGTTCCTTGGTGATTTGCCGGTAGGTTCATCAATTACCTTCTATGTGCACAAGGATAAAAATTTCAAATTACCTGCTGCTGATAAAGATGTGATCATGATCGGTCCCGGTACTGGTGTTGCTCCGTTCCGTTCATTTCTTGCCGAAAGAGATGCAACAGGTGCAAATGGTCGTAACTGGTTCTTCTTTGGTGAACAACATTTCACAACAGATTTTCTCTATCAAGCAGAAATACAGAATTACGTAGAGACAGGTGTGTTAACGAATATTGATCTTGCTTTCTCCAGAGATCAGCAGGAGAAAATATATGTGCAACATCGCATCAAAGAAAAAGCAGGTGAGTTTTTTCAATGGATCGATGGCGGTGCTTCTGTTTACATCAGCGGAACAAAAGATCCAATGAGTAAAGATGTGGAGCATACATTATTGCAGATCATTGAAGAGCACGGAAAGAAAACAAGTGAAGAAGCACATCAATATCTGGAGCAGCTGAAGAAAGAAGGCAGGTATGAAAAGGATGTTTATTGA
- the cysI gene encoding assimilatory sulfite reductase (NADPH) hemoprotein subunit: MAEQVKNKEKVALSPVERIKTASEGLRGTLKESLTNQLTGALYEDDQSLIKFHGMYQQDDRDRREERTAKKLEWLFSYMIRLRLPGGFLSPKQWVALHEVAGEHSTGTIKITTRQTVQLHGILKSHIKPTISDFNLAKLDSIAACGDVNRNVTCSAHPNESEIHEQVFAFADKISVMALPKTRSYYEIWLDEEKLAEKTEDDPLYQDRYLPRKFKIGIAIPPNNDVDVLTNDVGLIAVIENNKLIGFNIAAGGGLSSTHGNPNTYARLATVLGFVTVEQTLKAVYEVITIQRDYGNRSDRKLARLKYTIDRLTVEGLKEELEKRCGFELGEIKPYNFTSRKDHYGWKKNHQGKWYFTLFVENGRVLDDEQVAMKTALLEIAKTGKANFRFTGNQNVIVADVLEADKPAIEKLLKEFKLDEHTANAGALRKNAIACVAFNTCPLALAEAQRYLPTLIDKIEPILTKHGLQDDEIILRMTGCPNGCGRSPAAEIGFVGTAYGQYNLHIGGDREGERLNTKYKDSLNEEEILTTLDELFGVYSKERNSGETFGDFSQRKWILN; encoded by the coding sequence ATGGCGGAGCAAGTAAAAAATAAAGAGAAGGTGGCCTTATCACCAGTTGAGCGGATCAAAACTGCAAGTGAAGGTTTAAGAGGAACGTTGAAGGAAAGTTTAACGAACCAACTCACAGGTGCATTGTATGAAGATGATCAATCGTTGATCAAGTTTCATGGTATGTACCAGCAAGATGACCGTGACAGGAGAGAAGAGCGTACAGCCAAAAAATTAGAATGGCTGTTTTCTTATATGATCCGTTTGCGTTTACCTGGTGGTTTTTTATCACCTAAACAATGGGTGGCTCTGCACGAAGTGGCTGGCGAACATTCTACCGGTACCATCAAGATCACTACAAGACAAACAGTGCAGTTGCATGGTATATTGAAATCACACATCAAACCAACGATCTCTGATTTTAATTTAGCTAAGCTTGATTCTATTGCAGCTTGTGGTGATGTGAATCGTAATGTTACCTGCAGTGCACATCCGAACGAATCAGAAATTCATGAGCAAGTATTTGCATTTGCTGATAAGATCAGTGTAATGGCGTTGCCAAAAACAAGATCGTATTACGAAATATGGCTTGACGAAGAAAAACTGGCAGAGAAAACAGAAGATGATCCATTATACCAGGATCGCTACCTGCCACGTAAATTTAAGATTGGTATTGCTATTCCTCCTAACAACGATGTGGATGTGTTGACGAATGATGTAGGATTGATCGCTGTGATTGAAAATAATAAACTCATTGGTTTCAATATTGCTGCGGGTGGTGGTTTAAGTTCAACACACGGTAACCCGAATACCTATGCACGTTTGGCAACTGTATTGGGTTTTGTTACTGTTGAGCAAACATTGAAAGCGGTATATGAAGTGATCACTATTCAACGTGACTATGGAAATAGAAGTGATCGTAAACTGGCCCGTTTGAAATATACAATCGATCGTTTAACCGTTGAAGGTTTAAAAGAAGAACTGGAAAAGCGTTGTGGTTTTGAGCTTGGTGAAATAAAACCTTACAACTTTACTTCACGTAAAGATCATTATGGCTGGAAAAAGAATCATCAGGGAAAATGGTATTTCACACTTTTTGTAGAAAATGGCCGTGTGTTAGATGATGAACAGGTAGCAATGAAAACAGCATTGCTGGAAATTGCAAAAACAGGAAAAGCAAATTTCCGGTTTACCGGCAACCAGAATGTGATCGTTGCAGATGTGCTGGAAGCAGATAAACCTGCAATCGAAAAATTATTGAAAGAATTTAAACTGGATGAACATACTGCAAATGCCGGCGCACTTCGTAAGAATGCAATAGCATGTGTGGCGTTCAATACCTGTCCCTTAGCATTGGCAGAAGCACAACGTTATTTGCCAACGTTGATCGACAAGATCGAACCAATACTCACCAAACATGGTTTGCAGGATGATGAAATTATTCTGCGTATGACCGGTTGTCCAAATGGTTGCGGTCGTTCTCCTGCAGCAGAGATCGGGTTTGTAGGTACGGCGTATGGTCAATACAACTTACATATTGGTGGTGACAGGGAAGGAGAGCGTTTGAATACAAAATATAAAGACAGCTTAAACGAAGAAGAAATTCTAACAACACTCGATGAGTTATTTGGAGTTTATTCCAAAGAACGTAACAGTGGCGAAACGTTTGGCGATTTTTCACAGCGTAAATGGATATTGAATTAA
- a CDS encoding sulfate adenylyltransferase subunit 1 — translation MDLLRFITAGSVDDGKSTLIGRLLYDSKNILIDQLEALEKSTKNRTDGSVDLALLTDGLRAEREQGITIDVAYRYFTTPKRKFIIADAPGHVQYTRNMITGASNANLIIILVDARQGVVEQTRRHSIIASLLKIKHVVVAINKMDLVEYSQDVYNNIVIDYADVANQLGLKDVTYIPISALNGDNIVDKSETITWYDGKPLLEFLEAVEIDNDINLTDPRFQVQLVIRPQTEDLHDYRGYAGQVSSGIYKVGDKVTVLPAGIETTISTLEVGGKSVNEVFAPQSVTIQLADDIDISRGDSIVKSDNQPQVSNELDVILCWMDDKPLIPGNKYYLQHGSRLVRSVVKQVEYKLDVNSLQQQPIEGNVKLNEVVKAVIKTASPIVFDSYGKLSENGNAVLIDETSNSTVAAVLIQ, via the coding sequence ATGGACTTATTACGTTTTATAACCGCAGGTAGTGTAGATGATGGCAAAAGCACATTGATCGGTCGTTTGTTGTACGATAGCAAGAATATCCTTATCGATCAATTGGAAGCATTGGAAAAATCAACTAAGAACCGGACTGATGGTTCTGTTGATCTTGCGTTGTTAACCGATGGCTTACGTGCAGAAAGAGAACAAGGAATTACCATTGATGTGGCGTATCGTTATTTCACTACACCAAAGCGTAAGTTTATTATTGCTGATGCTCCCGGTCATGTGCAGTACACAAGGAACATGATCACCGGTGCAAGTAATGCCAACCTCATTATTATTTTGGTTGATGCAAGACAAGGTGTGGTTGAGCAAACTCGTCGTCATTCGATCATTGCTTCTCTACTGAAGATCAAGCACGTGGTAGTAGCCATCAACAAAATGGATTTGGTTGAATACTCGCAGGATGTGTACAACAATATTGTAATTGATTATGCTGATGTAGCAAATCAATTAGGATTGAAAGATGTGACTTATATTCCGATCAGCGCATTGAATGGCGATAACATCGTTGATAAATCTGAAACAATTACCTGGTACGATGGCAAACCATTGCTTGAGTTCCTTGAAGCTGTTGAAATTGACAACGATATTAATTTAACTGATCCACGTTTCCAGGTACAGTTGGTGATCCGTCCGCAAACAGAAGATCTGCACGATTACCGTGGCTATGCCGGACAGGTAAGCAGTGGTATTTACAAAGTAGGCGATAAGGTAACAGTATTGCCTGCAGGCATTGAAACAACTATAAGCACTTTGGAAGTTGGTGGCAAATCGGTTAATGAAGTATTTGCACCGCAGAGTGTAACTATTCAGTTGGCCGATGATATTGATATAAGTCGTGGCGATTCAATTGTAAAATCAGATAATCAACCACAGGTGAGCAATGAGCTTGATGTGATCCTTTGCTGGATGGATGATAAGCCATTGATTCCCGGTAACAAATATTACCTGCAGCATGGCAGCCGTCTCGTACGTTCTGTGGTAAAGCAGGTAGAATATAAATTGGATGTAAACAGTTTACAGCAACAACCCATTGAAGGAAATGTAAAATTGAACGAAGTGGTAAAAGCTGTGATCAAAACGGCTTCACCGATTGTGTTTGATTCTTACGGTAAGCTTAGTGAAAACGGAAACGCTGTCCTGATTGATGAAACAAGTAACAGCACTGTTGCTGCAGTTTTAATACAATAA
- a CDS encoding homoserine dehydrogenase: MSSDKQLVIGLFGFGVVGEGLYKVLQQTPSLNARIKKVCIKNPNKKRNAPEELFTTDRDVLLNDPEINVIVEVINESEPAFYIVSTALKSGKEVVSASKKMIAEHLPELLRLQTETGISFLYEASACASIPVIRNLEEYYDNDLLHGIRGIVNGSTNYILTKMFEEKLDFKQALLQAQQLGFAEADPTLDVDGWDAVNKWVILLLHAYGIVSHPNDILFTGIQNIQGSDATVGREKNLEIRLVGQAKKLQNGKVAAFLLPQFVKHDDHLSFVKNEYNGAVVESSFSDKQFFYGKGAGSFPTASAVLSDISALRYDYKYEYKKLYYHQPNELTNDYYLKVYLSFDDWNYIPKEKFEWIEEWHAESDRKYLVGVLHATELKENNWWRENGTSLILSPEPIIEDVEVRKLKKKSLELAGLNFN, translated from the coding sequence ATGTCATCAGATAAACAATTGGTCATAGGACTGTTTGGGTTTGGAGTAGTAGGAGAAGGTTTGTACAAAGTATTGCAACAAACGCCATCATTGAATGCACGCATTAAAAAAGTGTGTATCAAGAATCCGAATAAGAAACGTAATGCTCCCGAAGAATTATTTACAACCGACAGAGATGTATTGCTGAACGATCCTGAAATTAATGTGATTGTAGAGGTGATCAACGAAAGCGAACCGGCATTTTACATCGTCTCAACAGCATTAAAGAGCGGAAAAGAAGTTGTGAGCGCCAGCAAGAAAATGATCGCTGAGCATTTACCTGAACTCCTTCGTTTGCAAACTGAAACAGGTATTTCATTCCTGTACGAAGCATCAGCTTGTGCATCGATTCCTGTGATCCGTAACCTCGAAGAGTATTACGATAATGATCTTCTGCACGGTATACGTGGTATTGTAAACGGCAGCACCAACTACATTCTCACAAAAATGTTTGAAGAGAAACTTGATTTCAAGCAAGCGTTGTTACAGGCACAGCAATTAGGTTTTGCAGAAGCAGATCCTACATTGGATGTAGATGGTTGGGATGCAGTAAACAAATGGGTGATATTGTTATTACATGCATACGGCATCGTATCGCATCCCAATGATATATTGTTTACAGGTATTCAGAACATCCAGGGTTCAGATGCTACCGTTGGCCGTGAGAAAAATTTAGAGATCCGTTTGGTGGGCCAGGCTAAGAAATTACAGAATGGTAAAGTAGCTGCGTTTTTACTACCGCAGTTTGTAAAGCATGATGATCATTTGAGTTTTGTGAAGAACGAATATAACGGAGCTGTGGTTGAAAGTTCTTTTTCTGATAAGCAATTCTTCTATGGTAAAGGTGCCGGTTCATTCCCAACAGCATCGGCTGTGTTGAGTGATATTTCTGCTTTGCGTTACGATTATAAATACGAGTACAAGAAATTGTATTATCATCAACCAAATGAACTTACCAACGATTACTATCTGAAAGTATACCTGAGCTTTGACGATTGGAATTATATTCCAAAAGAAAAGTTTGAGTGGATCGAAGAGTGGCATGCAGAAAGTGATCGTAAGTATTTAGTGGGTGTGTTGCATGCAACGGAGCTGAAAGAAAATAACTGGTGGAGAGAAAACGGAACATCACTTATTCTTTCTCCTGAACCTATCATTGAAGATGTAGAGGTTCGTAAGCTGAAGAAAAAGAGTCTTGAATTAGCAGGTTTAAACTTTAATTGA
- the cysD gene encoding sulfate adenylyltransferase subunit CysD, whose translation MSQYHLNYLEQLEAESIQIFREVAAQFEKPALLFSGGKDSIVMVHLAKKAFAPGKIPFPLVHVDTGHNFPEALEFRDWLANQVGATLVVRKVEDTIKQRSLTEPKGKFPSRNWLQTYTLLDTIEEFAFDACIGGARRDEEKARAKERIFSVRDEFGQWNPKLQRPELWNIYNGRIHKGENVRVFPISNWTELDIWNYIRSEKIDLPSIYFAHDREVILHEGQLVAMSEHVQPSEEDQIITKRVRYRTVGDMTCTAAVESNASNLDEVIEEIIATRISERGETRIDDKVTEAAMEDRKKNGYF comes from the coding sequence ATGAGTCAATATCATTTAAATTATTTAGAGCAGTTGGAAGCGGAGAGTATTCAGATCTTCCGTGAGGTTGCGGCGCAGTTTGAAAAACCGGCCCTTTTATTCAGTGGTGGAAAGGATTCTATCGTGATGGTTCATTTGGCAAAGAAGGCATTTGCCCCCGGCAAAATTCCTTTTCCTTTGGTACATGTTGATACCGGACATAATTTCCCCGAAGCATTGGAATTCCGTGATTGGTTAGCAAACCAGGTAGGTGCTACACTCGTTGTGCGTAAGGTAGAAGATACCATCAAGCAGCGCAGCTTAACCGAGCCAAAAGGAAAGTTTCCAAGCCGTAACTGGTTACAGACATATACATTGCTCGATACCATTGAAGAATTTGCATTTGATGCATGTATTGGTGGTGCCCGCAGAGATGAAGAAAAGGCCCGTGCAAAAGAACGCATCTTTTCTGTGCGTGATGAATTTGGACAATGGAACCCTAAACTGCAACGTCCTGAATTGTGGAATATCTACAACGGCCGTATTCATAAAGGTGAAAACGTTCGTGTGTTCCCGATCAGTAACTGGACTGAATTAGATATCTGGAATTATATCCGCAGTGAAAAAATTGATCTGCCTTCTATTTATTTCGCACACGATCGTGAAGTGATTTTACATGAAGGTCAGTTGGTAGCAATGAGTGAGCATGTGCAGCCATCAGAAGAAGATCAAATCATCACAAAGCGTGTTCGTTACCGCACTGTTGGTGATATGACCTGTACTGCAGCTGTTGAATCAAATGCTTCAAACTTAGATGAAGTAATTGAAGAGATCATTGCAACACGCATCAGCGAACGTGGTGAAACACGTATTGATGACAAGGTAACAGAAGCTGCAATGGAAGACAGAAAGAAGAATGGGTATTTCTAA
- the cobA gene encoding uroporphyrinogen-III C-methyltransferase — MSNQPHTTSGKVILAGAGPGDADLITVKLQQRLAEADVIIVDRLVNPKITDLYARPDALVLMTGKQGYHDGSVAQEDINKLLVGHAKNGKTVLRLKGGDVAFFSNVLDELQSLQEENIPFEIIPGITAASGASAYAGIPLTARGYAKAVQFITFNPCSFYSREQWKAWATSTDTLVFYMAARNLDGLTELLLRHSKKPNTPLAVIEQATTKFQQVHITTVSDCAIDFATKKFSSPSLVIIGDVVKLHEQFSWYKASKAGSVFHELVTVK, encoded by the coding sequence ATGTCAAACCAACCTCATACAACAAGCGGCAAAGTGATTCTTGCAGGAGCGGGACCCGGCGATGCCGACCTTATTACTGTAAAACTGCAACAGCGTTTGGCAGAAGCAGATGTAATTATTGTTGATCGACTGGTAAACCCGAAGATCACTGATTTATATGCACGCCCTGATGCGTTGGTATTGATGACAGGTAAACAAGGTTATCACGATGGATCCGTTGCACAGGAAGATATCAATAAGCTCTTGGTTGGTCATGCAAAGAATGGTAAAACTGTTTTACGTTTAAAAGGTGGTGATGTTGCTTTCTTCAGCAATGTCCTCGATGAATTACAAAGTTTGCAGGAAGAAAATATTCCATTTGAAATTATTCCGGGTATTACTGCTGCATCAGGCGCATCGGCTTATGCAGGTATTCCATTAACAGCAAGAGGTTATGCCAAGGCTGTTCAGTTCATTACATTTAACCCATGCAGTTTTTACAGCCGTGAGCAATGGAAAGCGTGGGCAACATCAACCGATACGTTGGTGTTTTATATGGCTGCACGCAATCTTGATGGTTTAACAGAGTTGCTGTTGCGTCATTCTAAAAAACCAAACACGCCGCTTGCAGTGATTGAGCAGGCCACAACAAAATTTCAACAGGTCCATATAACAACAGTTAGCGATTGCGCCATCGATTTTGCAACGAAGAAATTCAGTTCACCTTCATTGGTCATCATTGGTGATGTGGTGAAACTGCATGAGCAATTCAGCTGGTACAAAGCCAGTAAAGCAGGTTCTGTTTTTCATGAATTAGTGACTGTTAAATAA
- a CDS encoding DUF2490 domain-containing protein, whose protein sequence is MNKLLTIGLVALSARAYTQTPPAELWIGANVTVAFQNNWQWHNDAGYRTNGVNLVPHQYLYRTGIRKIFSTKWNAAAGAAFFSTRISYNKDDHEFGNEYRAWQEVNHQHEWKNGFSLQNRFRTEERFFEEVSIRDAYKALRLRYRVGLTKRFAEKWTVQVADEYMRQLQQKQFLYNQNRTLVSLGHDLKKHVQLQAVYIWQQRSTGSQHILALLFQKTITADGNKN, encoded by the coding sequence TTGAACAAATTGCTTACGATAGGATTAGTTGCACTTTCAGCAAGGGCTTATACACAAACGCCGCCTGCTGAATTGTGGATTGGTGCAAATGTTACCGTTGCATTTCAAAATAATTGGCAATGGCATAATGATGCTGGCTACAGAACCAACGGTGTAAATCTTGTGCCGCATCAATATCTTTATCGCACAGGTATCCGTAAGATATTTTCAACGAAATGGAACGCAGCTGCCGGTGCTGCATTTTTTTCAACCAGGATATCGTACAACAAAGACGATCATGAATTCGGAAATGAATACCGGGCCTGGCAGGAAGTAAATCACCAGCATGAATGGAAAAATGGTTTCAGCTTACAGAACCGGTTCAGGACTGAAGAGCGTTTTTTTGAAGAGGTGAGTATCAGGGATGCTTACAAAGCATTACGGTTACGTTACCGTGTTGGTCTTACAAAACGGTTTGCAGAAAAATGGACAGTTCAGGTGGCAGATGAGTATATGCGCCAGTTGCAGCAGAAGCAATTTTTATATAATCAAAACAGAACCTTGGTTTCGTTGGGGCATGATTTGAAAAAACACGTACAATTGCAGGCCGTTTATATCTGGCAGCAACGTTCAACGGGATCACAACATATTTTGGCACTCTTATTTCAAAAAACAATAACAGCAGATGGAAACAAGAACTGA
- a CDS encoding phosphoadenylyl-sulfate reductase yields the protein MSLQQQITELESLLQDKSPAAALQLLSERFKGNIVFSTSFGLEDQAISHLIFSEKLPIDVFTLDTGRMFTETYSTWRSTLEAYNQPIHAYYPNAEKLQSFVTEKGPNSFYESTDNRKECCGIRKVEPLKRALKGKQVWITGLRAEQSPDRQSTSQLEWDEGNQIIKFHPILHWTWEELNQFIRENHVPYNSLHDKGFVSIGCAPCTRAIRPGEDFRAGRWWWEDKSNKECGLHVHTDVSQTSNS from the coding sequence ATGAGTTTACAACAACAAATAACTGAACTGGAAAGCCTTTTGCAGGATAAAAGTCCTGCAGCGGCTCTTCAGTTGTTAAGCGAACGTTTTAAAGGCAATATCGTTTTTTCAACCAGCTTTGGTTTGGAAGATCAGGCCATCAGCCATTTGATCTTTTCTGAAAAATTGCCGATTGATGTGTTTACACTCGACACCGGTCGTATGTTCACCGAAACATACAGCACCTGGCGTTCAACATTGGAAGCATACAATCAACCTATTCACGCTTATTATCCCAACGCAGAAAAGCTGCAGTCTTTTGTGACGGAGAAAGGTCCGAATTCTTTCTACGAATCAACTGATAACCGGAAAGAATGTTGCGGTATCCGTAAAGTGGAGCCATTAAAACGTGCATTGAAAGGCAAGCAGGTTTGGATCACAGGTTTAAGGGCTGAACAAAGTCCTGATCGTCAGTCCACTTCTCAGCTAGAGTGGGATGAAGGTAACCAGATCATCAAATTTCACCCCATCCTGCATTGGACATGGGAAGAGCTGAACCAGTTCATTCGTGAAAATCATGTTCCATACAATTCTTTACACGATAAAGGTTTTGTAAGCATTGGTTGCGCTCCCTGTACAAGAGCCATCCGCCCCGGCGAAGATTTTCGAGCCGGCCGTTGGTGGTGGGAGGATAAAAGCAACAAGGAATGTGGGTTACATGTGCATACAGATGTAAGCCAAACGTCAAATTCCTGA